One segment of Ignavibacteria bacterium DNA contains the following:
- a CDS encoding TonB-dependent receptor, which yields MDRRYAHLLWAFFIATTIVSAQTPKRDTLRTRHVTDSLRTYLKSQVVVTGTRNEVRLKDSPVRVEVIGKERISTTAMTDIGDLLREQAGIVITGAVRNGIQMNGLGPDYTLILIDGQPVVGRVAGVVDLSRISVGNVERVEVVKGPMSSMYGSDALAGVVNIITKRPANGFNGTVMVQGVTRGPLETRIEGGWGSDSIEVSGFLDYKNQPQFSLPLDTMSIPYAGFQDGTLHGKFQWKFAKGWTTRAWLRLFGSETRGSFIESVAGQIAQNTGSVQQWDVSSTVGVEYQSGRARLTMNAYGSSYNERYNFDSSQGAAGSTDDLLRRIGRLYAQYDVQLGAANRLTMGGEFLYDDIDGSRYRDSTGAHPFYRTYVAFAQWEGMPTDWISYVVSGRFDGNSVFGSALSPRLSLLWKPGENLRASGSIGTGFKAPDFRQLYVTFSNRLAGAGYDLIGAERLGNTLEPERSVSYDLSLRYEDGQRQLTDELSLLYSAEIRAFRNDLRNLIEFYFVESVEGRDVYSYRNISQAYTQGIECNLRLALAIDNVGVFSALGGYQFLDAKDVQVLEAIDNGEAGTIDGLLTREDYHGLWGRSQNSGSLRIQYDSPDHAWSTNVRFQFIGRYGDESLDKNGIVISDPPRKVLDRDDEFVQGYVVVNLALTRSFMLNEQRLLIGTGINNLLDEFHPTLIPGLVGRQFYVQASISF from the coding sequence ATGGATCGACGATATGCCCACCTCTTGTGGGCTTTTTTCATTGCGACAACGATCGTTAGTGCGCAGACCCCGAAGCGCGATACGCTTCGAACACGCCACGTAACCGATAGTCTCCGTACGTATCTCAAGTCACAGGTTGTTGTGACCGGGACGCGCAATGAAGTGCGTCTCAAAGACTCACCCGTTCGTGTTGAGGTGATCGGCAAGGAACGGATCTCCACAACGGCAATGACGGACATCGGAGATCTCCTCCGTGAGCAAGCCGGTATTGTGATCACCGGTGCCGTACGAAACGGGATACAGATGAATGGCCTTGGCCCTGACTACACACTCATCCTGATCGATGGACAGCCCGTAGTAGGACGTGTGGCCGGTGTTGTAGACCTCTCTCGTATCTCTGTTGGGAATGTAGAGCGCGTTGAGGTAGTGAAGGGGCCAATGAGCAGTATGTATGGAAGTGACGCCCTGGCCGGCGTTGTGAACATCATCACCAAACGTCCGGCCAACGGATTCAATGGGACCGTCATGGTTCAGGGCGTTACAAGAGGCCCCCTCGAAACTCGTATTGAAGGTGGCTGGGGCAGTGATTCGATAGAAGTCTCGGGATTCCTTGATTACAAGAACCAACCGCAGTTCTCACTCCCGCTTGATACAATGTCCATTCCGTATGCGGGGTTTCAGGATGGCACGCTGCACGGCAAGTTTCAATGGAAGTTTGCCAAGGGGTGGACCACTCGTGCTTGGCTCAGACTTTTTGGGTCGGAGACGCGCGGATCATTCATTGAAAGTGTTGCCGGACAGATCGCACAAAACACAGGATCGGTGCAACAGTGGGACGTTTCCAGTACGGTTGGCGTAGAGTACCAAAGCGGTCGCGCACGACTCACCATGAACGCCTACGGGTCTTCCTATAACGAACGATACAACTTCGATTCTTCTCAGGGGGCTGCTGGTTCAACTGATGATCTGTTGCGGCGCATTGGTCGACTCTATGCGCAATACGACGTGCAGCTTGGAGCTGCCAACAGACTCACGATGGGCGGAGAGTTCCTCTACGATGACATCGATGGATCTCGATACAGAGACTCAACCGGCGCACATCCGTTCTATCGCACCTATGTGGCGTTCGCCCAATGGGAGGGAATGCCAACGGATTGGATCTCGTATGTGGTGAGTGGACGATTTGACGGCAACAGTGTCTTTGGTTCGGCGCTGAGTCCGCGCCTTTCGTTGTTATGGAAGCCAGGCGAGAACCTACGCGCGTCCGGATCCATCGGTACTGGATTCAAAGCCCCCGACTTCCGTCAGCTCTACGTAACGTTCTCCAACCGGCTTGCCGGTGCAGGTTATGACCTGATCGGTGCCGAGCGCCTGGGCAATACGTTGGAACCCGAACGCAGCGTCTCGTATGACCTCAGTCTACGCTATGAAGATGGTCAGCGTCAGCTCACGGATGAGCTATCCCTTCTCTACAGTGCTGAGATCCGCGCCTTCCGAAACGATCTGCGAAACCTGATTGAGTTTTACTTCGTGGAGTCTGTTGAGGGCAGAGATGTGTACTCGTATCGCAACATCTCGCAGGCCTATACACAAGGGATCGAGTGCAACCTCCGTCTCGCACTTGCCATCGACAACGTTGGCGTCTTCAGTGCACTCGGCGGATATCAATTCCTCGATGCAAAGGATGTGCAGGTTCTTGAGGCGATCGACAATGGTGAAGCCGGCACCATCGATGGACTTCTCACGCGCGAAGACTACCATGGACTGTGGGGTCGGTCTCAGAACAGCGGATCGCTCCGCATTCAGTACGACTCTCCCGACCATGCTTGGAGCACCAACGTTCGCTTTCAATTCATCGGACGGTACGGCGATGAATCTCTGGACAAGAACGGTATCGTGATCTCTGATCCGCCGCGCAAGGTCCTCGACCGCGATGACGAATTCGTTCAAGGCTACGTTGTTGTCAACCTTGCTCTCACACGCTCATTCATGCTCAACGAACAACGTCTGCTCATCGGTACCGGCATCAATAACCTGCTCGATGAATTCCACCCAACACTCATTCCGGGATTGGTTGGGCGGCAGTTCTACGTGCAGGCAAGCATCAGCTTTTAG
- the paaJ gene encoding phenylacetate-CoA oxygenase subunit PaaJ, producing MTQQDVYDALLNVHDPEIPTISLVDMGIITNVDVRSDDEVHVTMTPTFVGCPAITVMRNDVESAVRGLGVSNVTVSVTFDQPWTTNRLTEAGKAALLKHGLAPPEPFDTLTLKLDVLNNVACPFCGSRDTTLKSPFGPTLCRSLHYCNKCLQAFEGFKPV from the coding sequence ATGACGCAGCAAGATGTTTATGATGCACTTCTCAATGTGCACGATCCGGAGATCCCAACGATCTCTCTCGTGGACATGGGGATCATCACAAACGTTGATGTGCGTAGTGATGACGAGGTCCACGTTACCATGACGCCAACATTCGTTGGATGTCCGGCGATCACTGTGATGCGTAATGACGTTGAATCGGCTGTTAGGGGGCTTGGTGTTTCGAACGTGACGGTAAGTGTCACCTTTGATCAACCATGGACTACCAATCGCCTCACCGAAGCGGGTAAAGCCGCTCTGCTAAAACATGGCCTTGCTCCACCAGAGCCCTTTGATACGCTCACACTGAAGCTTGATGTGCTGAACAACGTGGCCTGCCCATTCTGCGGTTCACGTGACACCACGCTCAAGAGCCCGTTCGGACCAACTCTCTGCCGCTCCCTTCACTACTGCAACAAGTGCTTGCAGGCGTTTGAAGGATTTAAGCCGGTCTAA
- the paaC gene encoding phenylacetate-CoA oxygenase subunit PaaC, whose translation MNTNALNDLCYRMADDELILAHRHSEWTGLGPLLEEDIAFSSIAQDKLGHAQALYTIMHELGGGPDADTAAFMRDELKMRCSHFVELPNGEYDFSLVRHFLFDVAEYVRWTALVQSSVEPLANLARKIHGELKYHLYHAQTWMVQLGANGNEESHARMQSALNVAWPYALGMFEPGEHEDALIADGIFIGEVAAQQRWVELVEELLQTSTLVIPTNVTPVYGGRKGHHTEHLKPLLDEMTEVYRIDPSAEW comes from the coding sequence ATGAATACGAACGCACTGAACGACCTTTGTTACCGCATGGCGGATGACGAACTGATCCTTGCGCACAGGCATTCGGAGTGGACCGGACTTGGTCCTCTCTTGGAAGAAGACATTGCATTTTCTTCGATCGCGCAAGACAAACTCGGTCACGCTCAAGCTCTCTACACCATCATGCACGAACTTGGCGGAGGGCCGGATGCGGACACCGCAGCCTTCATGCGCGATGAACTCAAGATGCGCTGCTCGCATTTCGTCGAGTTGCCGAATGGTGAATATGACTTCTCACTCGTACGACACTTCCTCTTTGACGTGGCAGAGTATGTTCGTTGGACGGCATTGGTTCAGAGCTCTGTAGAGCCCCTTGCCAACCTTGCCCGCAAGATCCACGGCGAACTGAAGTACCATCTCTATCATGCTCAAACATGGATGGTACAACTTGGTGCCAATGGCAACGAAGAGTCCCATGCACGAATGCAGTCGGCCCTGAATGTCGCATGGCCATATGCGTTGGGAATGTTCGAGCCCGGAGAACATGAGGATGCATTGATAGCCGATGGGATCTTCATTGGAGAAGTAGCCGCTCAGCAACGCTGGGTTGAACTTGTTGAGGAACTCCTGCAAACGTCAACACTCGTGATCCCGACAAATGTCACTCCAGTGTATGGTGGACGTAAGGGACACCATACAGAACACCTCAAACCGCTTCTTGATGAGATGACGGAAGTCTATCGCATCGATCCGTCTGCGGAGTGGTGA
- a CDS encoding phenylacetic acid degradation protein has translation MATIISLDPRVTRMQIDPERKDPLEPKPELDQFQTFEVFHQGKSGAHHMHVGCVHAPNHELALLLAKEQYARRGQTVNLWVVNTRDVFTMSAEDADVFATTPEKKYREVSAYMVRNKVEAFKKQNTEGSAE, from the coding sequence ATGGCGACGATCATATCCCTCGACCCGCGTGTTACGCGGATGCAGATCGATCCGGAGCGGAAAGACCCGCTGGAACCAAAACCGGAGCTCGATCAGTTTCAGACCTTTGAGGTCTTCCACCAGGGCAAGAGTGGTGCACACCACATGCACGTTGGATGTGTTCACGCACCCAACCACGAGCTAGCTCTCCTTTTGGCAAAGGAGCAGTATGCTCGGCGTGGCCAAACGGTGAATCTGTGGGTGGTGAACACAAGAGACGTGTTCACGATGTCTGCAGAAGATGCCGATGTGTTCGCCACAACTCCCGAGAAGAAATACCGGGAAGTGTCGGCCTACATGGTCCGCAACAAGGTGGAAGCCTTTAAGAAACAGAATACGGAAGGCTCTGCCGAATGA